In Vigna unguiculata cultivar IT97K-499-35 chromosome 3, ASM411807v1, whole genome shotgun sequence, a single genomic region encodes these proteins:
- the LOC114179346 gene encoding phosphoribosylformylglycinamidine cyclo-ligase, chloroplastic/mitochondrial yields the protein MSLSACAELSRCFAAAASAKPNSGKSNSTAATSLVISSPIGHDGAVSSVSRSRKTSRIVAEASQGLTYRDAGVDIDAGAELVRRIAKMAPGIGGFGGLYPLGDSYLVAGTDGVGTKLMLAFETGIHDTIGIDLVAMSVNDIVTSGAKPLFFLDYFATGRLDVDVAEKVVKGIVDGCKQSDCVLLGGETAEMPGLYKEGEYDLSGCAVGIVKKDSVINGKNIVAGDVIIGLPSSGVHSNGFSLVRRVLAQSGLSLKDQLPGSNITLAEALMAPTVIYVKQVLDLISKGGVKGIAHITGGGFTDNIPRVFPEGLGALIYDGSWEVPAVFRWLQEAGKIEDSEMRRTFNMGIGMILVVSPEAANRILENKGQTDKFYRIGEIISGNGVTFS from the exons ATGAGTCTTTCAGCGTGCGCAGAGCTATCACGTTGTTTCGCCGCCGCAGCATCTGCGAAACCTAATTCCGGCAAGTCTAACTCCACAGCCGCAACAAGCCTCGTTATAAGCAGTCCAATAGGTCATGACGGTGCCGTTTCGTCAGTTTCTCGGTCGAGGAAGACCAGCAGAATAGTCGCAGAAGCTAGCCAAGGTCTTACTTATAGGGACGCCGGCGTGGACATCGATGCCGGTGCCGAACTTGTGCGCAGGATAGCGAAGATGGCGCCAGGGATTGGAGGCTTCGGCGGTTTATACCCCCTCG GTGACTCGTACCTTGTTGCCGGAACCGACGGCGTGGGAACGAAGCTGATGCTTGCCTTCGAAACTGGAATTCACGATACTATTGGGATTGATCTG GTTGCTATGAGTGTGAATGACATTGTGACTTCGGGGGCGAAGCCTTTGTTTTTCCTTGACTACTTCGCCACTGGCCGCCTTGACGTGGACGTGGCGGAAAAG GTTGTAAAAGGCATTGTTGATGGTTGTAAGCAATCTGATTGCGTTCTGTTAGGAGGAGAG aCTGCAGAGATGCCTGGTCTCTATAAAGAAGGTGAGTATGATCTTAGTGGCTGTGCAGTTGGAATTGTGAAGAAAGATTCTGTAATTAATGGGAAAAATATTGTTGCCGGTGACGTTATTATTGGTCTACCATCGAGTGGAGTTCACTCGAATGGTTTCTCACTTGTAAGAAG AGTACTTGCTCAAAGTGGTCTTTCACTGAAAGATCAACTTCCTGGTAGCAATATTACTCTTGCAGAGGCTTTGATGGCCCCAACTGTGATCTATGTCAAACAG gtACTTGATTTAATTAGCAAGGGAGGGGTGAAGGGAATTGCCCACATCACTGGTGGTGGTTTCACAGATAACATACCCCGAGTTTTTCCGGAAGGCCTCGGAGCATTAATATACGACGGCTCGTGGGAAGTGCCTGCAGTGTTTAGGTGGCTTCAGGAG GCTGGGAAGATAGAAGACTCCGAGATGAGACGGACTTTTAATATGGGCATAGGGATGATCCTGGTGGTTAGTCCAGAGGCAGCTAACAGAATACTCGAGAACAAAGGCCAAACGGACAAATTCTACCGCATTGGTGAAATTATAAGCGGCAATGGAGTCACCTTCAGCTAA